A genomic window from Qipengyuania oceanensis includes:
- a CDS encoding ATP-binding protein has protein sequence MATAPATTTRRLPRFWRRTVVAARRANIFFLLEIVAAIAFLAMVVTTYLAFTTAPPDGQLLPSRQVSVLLIGTLIPAMAILVLWGRRRALRRAAGSTAQLHVRLVFFFSLVAAIPTLLVAGFAAILFQSGVDFWFSDNSRGLMENANQLAEAYYEQNQLEVANETIAMASDLRFYFERGTLTDEEFADFYRFQAQGRDLNESAILQEMPDGSLRTAAMFDLRKDNEPQDLDSDFIAPLRKGEQVVVEGNATRIEALAPIDRDSGIFLYNARNSEALSFNSWERAKSISSAYDILTSRARALQLRFNLALFFVSLGLVWLAVWFALRFADRQVKPLTDLVLAAREVGAGNFALRVEGRTGADEIGLLNRAFNRMTAQLEKQTADLVTANHELDERRAFIEAVVGSVTAGIISVDADRQILLMNSSANELLTEDGRSGTGLDLRDVAPQIAVMIEADLSQGVVSANKGGDLRTLAVKIGREGDGHVITFEDITSQLLNQRQAAWSDVARRIAHEIKNPLTPIQLATERLKRRYRKQIESDGELFDELTNTIIRQVGDLRKMVDEFSSFARLPKPVFRQEDALDLVKQALFLQEVAHPEINFGLSVAQEGPIHFQADRHQVGQALTNVLKNAVEAVEAKANVSEPDYRGRIAVLLEASDTMVRIVIEDNGVGLPKDSERILEPYVTTREKGTGLGLAIVNKIVEEHGGEMNLSPAEETGTRIVLRFARNPAPPSRERGE, from the coding sequence ATGGCGACCGCTCCTGCTACCACGACAAGACGATTGCCGCGCTTCTGGCGCCGGACCGTCGTCGCGGCGCGCCGGGCGAACATATTCTTCCTGCTGGAAATCGTTGCCGCGATCGCTTTCCTGGCAATGGTCGTCACCACCTACCTTGCCTTCACCACCGCGCCGCCCGACGGCCAGCTGCTGCCGTCCCGGCAAGTTTCGGTTCTGCTGATCGGGACGCTCATTCCGGCAATGGCGATCCTGGTCCTGTGGGGCCGCCGCCGCGCGTTGCGCAGGGCTGCGGGCAGCACCGCCCAGCTCCATGTTCGGCTGGTTTTCTTCTTCTCGCTCGTCGCCGCCATTCCGACTCTGCTGGTCGCGGGTTTTGCGGCCATCCTGTTCCAGTCCGGCGTCGATTTCTGGTTCTCGGACAACTCGCGCGGACTGATGGAGAACGCCAACCAGCTGGCCGAAGCCTACTACGAACAGAACCAGCTCGAAGTCGCGAACGAAACTATCGCCATGGCGAGCGACCTGCGGTTCTATTTCGAGCGCGGCACGCTGACCGATGAGGAATTCGCCGACTTCTACCGGTTCCAGGCGCAGGGTCGCGATCTCAACGAATCAGCCATTCTCCAGGAAATGCCCGACGGCTCGCTGCGGACTGCAGCCATGTTCGACTTGCGCAAGGATAACGAGCCGCAGGACCTCGATTCCGATTTCATCGCTCCGCTGCGCAAGGGCGAACAGGTCGTCGTGGAAGGCAACGCCACCCGGATCGAGGCGCTGGCGCCGATCGATCGCGACAGCGGAATCTTCCTCTACAACGCCCGCAATTCCGAGGCCCTTTCGTTCAACAGCTGGGAACGGGCCAAATCGATCTCGTCGGCTTACGACATACTGACGAGCCGGGCGCGCGCCCTGCAGCTACGGTTCAACCTAGCCCTGTTTTTCGTCTCGCTCGGGCTGGTCTGGCTGGCAGTGTGGTTCGCGCTTCGCTTCGCAGATCGCCAGGTAAAGCCGCTGACCGACCTGGTCCTCGCGGCGCGCGAGGTCGGCGCCGGCAATTTCGCCTTGCGGGTCGAGGGACGCACCGGCGCCGACGAGATCGGCCTGCTCAACCGCGCCTTCAACCGGATGACCGCACAGCTGGAGAAGCAGACCGCCGATCTGGTCACTGCGAACCACGAGCTCGACGAAAGGCGCGCGTTCATCGAGGCCGTGGTCGGCTCCGTTACAGCCGGGATCATCTCGGTGGATGCCGACCGCCAGATCCTGCTCATGAACAGTTCGGCAAACGAGCTACTGACCGAAGACGGTCGCTCAGGGACAGGCCTCGATCTGCGCGATGTCGCGCCGCAGATTGCCGTCATGATCGAGGCGGACTTGTCGCAGGGCGTGGTCAGCGCGAACAAGGGCGGGGACCTGCGCACTCTGGCAGTCAAGATCGGCCGCGAGGGCGACGGACACGTCATCACCTTCGAGGACATCACCAGCCAGCTGCTCAACCAGCGCCAGGCCGCATGGTCCGACGTTGCGCGGCGCATCGCGCACGAGATCAAGAACCCGCTCACCCCGATCCAGCTCGCTACCGAGCGTCTGAAGCGACGGTATCGCAAGCAGATCGAAAGCGACGGGGAGCTGTTCGACGAACTGACCAACACTATCATTCGCCAAGTCGGCGACCTGCGCAAGATGGTCGACGAGTTCTCGTCCTTTGCCCGCCTGCCCAAGCCGGTGTTCCGGCAGGAAGACGCGCTCGACCTGGTCAAGCAGGCACTGTTCCTCCAAGAAGTCGCCCATCCCGAAATCAACTTCGGGCTGTCGGTGGCGCAAGAGGGACCGATCCATTTCCAGGCCGACCGGCACCAAGTGGGCCAGGCGCTGACCAACGTACTCAAGAACGCCGTAGAGGCAGTCGAAGCCAAGGCGAACGTCTCGGAGCCCGATTATCGCGGCCGTATCGCGGTGCTGCTCGAAGCCAGCGACACGATGGTGCGGATAGTGATAGAGGATAACGGCGTCGGCCTGCCGAAGGACAGCGAGCGCATCCTCGAACCCTATGTGACGACACGCGAGAAAGGCACCGGCCTCGGTCTCGCGATCGTCAACAAGATCGTCGAGGAGCACGGCGGAGAGATGAACCTTTCACCCGCGGAAGAGACCGGCACCCGGATCGTCCTGCGGTTTGCGCGCAATCCCGCGCCTCCGTCGCGAGAGCGCGGCGAATGA
- a CDS encoding sigma-54-dependent transcriptional regulator, with protein MAKKVLLVEDDPAIATVIKAALGDEGYQVDHCESIVRRDERIATETYDVMLTDVVLTDGDGIESIATVRAAQPQLPIIVLSAQNTLDTAVRAAETEAFEYFPKPFDLDELVLAVNQAASSRGSGAPSAEAENDGLPMVGRSRAMQQVYRMITRVLRNDLTVLVLGESGTGKELVAEAIHQLGHRKSGPFVAVNAAAIPRDLIESELFGHEKGAFTGAIAQSIGKFEQANGGTLFLDEIGDMPLEAQTRLLRALQSGRIRRVGGRQEIRIDVRIVAATNRDLQPMIAAGTFREDLFYRLNVVPIELPPLRDRTEDIGPLARHFLHLAAEEGLPRHQISDEAIAALQTPSWPGNVRELRNAIYRLALLAREDVIDDATVREVVSSREERQSDDDRFGYQAALTRWVAVSNPAHGTMYHSALAAFEKPLFEHALAETHGNQVQAAKLLGINRNTLRKRLAELAIYPEEFAGRR; from the coding sequence ATGGCGAAGAAAGTCCTGCTGGTGGAAGACGACCCGGCGATCGCCACGGTGATCAAGGCGGCGCTCGGCGACGAGGGCTACCAGGTCGATCATTGCGAGAGCATCGTCAGGCGCGATGAGCGCATCGCGACCGAGACCTACGATGTGATGTTGACCGATGTCGTCCTGACCGACGGCGACGGCATCGAGAGCATCGCCACGGTGCGGGCGGCACAACCACAGCTGCCGATCATCGTGCTGTCCGCTCAGAATACGCTCGATACCGCGGTTCGCGCAGCCGAAACCGAGGCATTCGAATATTTCCCCAAGCCGTTCGATCTCGACGAGCTGGTGCTTGCGGTGAACCAGGCGGCGTCGTCGCGCGGTAGCGGTGCGCCGTCAGCCGAAGCGGAGAACGACGGGCTGCCGATGGTTGGCCGTAGTCGCGCCATGCAGCAGGTGTACCGGATGATCACACGCGTGCTGCGCAACGACCTCACGGTCCTCGTGCTGGGCGAATCGGGAACCGGCAAGGAACTGGTGGCCGAAGCGATCCACCAGCTCGGTCATCGCAAGTCCGGCCCCTTCGTCGCGGTCAATGCCGCGGCGATCCCGCGCGATCTGATCGAGAGCGAGCTCTTCGGACACGAAAAGGGTGCCTTCACCGGTGCGATCGCGCAATCGATCGGCAAGTTCGAACAGGCCAACGGTGGCACGCTGTTCCTGGACGAGATCGGCGACATGCCCCTGGAAGCGCAAACCCGGCTGTTGCGCGCGCTCCAGTCCGGTCGCATCCGCCGGGTGGGAGGTCGTCAGGAAATCCGCATCGACGTGCGGATCGTGGCTGCCACCAATCGCGACCTGCAGCCGATGATCGCTGCCGGGACGTTCCGCGAGGACCTGTTCTACCGGCTCAATGTGGTGCCGATCGAATTGCCGCCACTGCGCGACCGGACCGAAGACATCGGACCGCTGGCCAGGCACTTCCTGCATCTTGCGGCCGAGGAAGGCCTCCCGCGCCACCAGATTTCCGATGAAGCGATCGCCGCGCTGCAAACGCCTTCCTGGCCGGGGAACGTGCGCGAATTGCGTAACGCCATCTACCGGCTGGCCCTGCTTGCGCGCGAGGACGTGATCGACGACGCAACGGTGCGCGAAGTCGTCAGTTCGAGGGAAGAGCGCCAGTCGGACGACGACCGGTTCGGCTATCAGGCGGCGTTGACCAGGTGGGTAGCGGTCAGCAATCCTGCGCATGGAACGATGTACCACAGCGCGCTCGCTGCTTTCGAGAAGCCGCTGTTCGAACATGCCCTTGCCGAAACGCATGGCAACCAGGTCCAGGCGGCAAAGCTGCTCGGCATAAACCGCAACACCCTGCGTAAGCGCCTGGCCGAACTCGCGATCTATCCCGAGGAATTTGCCGGCCGGCGGTGA
- a CDS encoding two-component system sensor histidine kinase NtrB has protein sequence MASAEPEIAVERPDAQAQIAGLIFAVILIDKDLLVTEANHAAEVMFGRSAKRIVGTQLFDLLPIAERRMRERLASVDEQLIARGISLSLDGIARTVNLTASPLPSHPGWRVLTLSDAKPSDSEVEELADAELRAPAILAHEIKNPLSAIRGAGQLIARKLEEKDRPLARMISDEVDRIARLIDRMQQLGSRNVEPVGPINLHEVVRSALASVRAAGTNGVELIEEFDPSLPQVLANADALEQVLINLVSNARDAVDGHDDAQVRVKTRFVSGLVFNAIRFGKSIRLPIEVTVTDNGPGIDPAIRGHIFEPFVTGKKTGQGLGLALVRKLVKDMDGRIHHERDEKLGLTHFRIHLPVAR, from the coding sequence ATGGCTTCCGCCGAACCGGAGATCGCGGTCGAGCGCCCCGATGCGCAGGCGCAGATTGCCGGCCTGATCTTTGCAGTCATCCTGATCGACAAGGATCTCCTCGTCACCGAGGCGAACCACGCTGCCGAGGTCATGTTCGGCCGCAGCGCAAAGCGCATCGTCGGTACGCAGCTTTTCGATCTACTGCCGATTGCCGAGCGCCGGATGCGCGAGCGGCTGGCTTCCGTGGACGAACAGCTCATTGCGCGCGGCATTTCGCTGTCGCTCGACGGGATCGCGCGGACGGTCAACCTGACGGCATCCCCGCTTCCTTCGCATCCGGGCTGGCGCGTCCTCACCCTGAGCGATGCCAAGCCATCCGACAGCGAGGTGGAGGAACTGGCCGACGCGGAACTGCGCGCACCGGCGATCCTCGCGCACGAGATTAAAAACCCGCTCTCCGCGATCCGGGGGGCAGGGCAGCTGATCGCCCGCAAGCTGGAAGAAAAGGATCGGCCCCTTGCCCGGATGATTTCCGATGAGGTCGATCGCATCGCCCGGCTGATCGACCGCATGCAGCAGCTCGGCAGCCGCAACGTCGAACCCGTCGGACCGATCAATCTCCACGAGGTCGTCCGCAGTGCGCTGGCCAGCGTGCGCGCGGCGGGCACCAATGGCGTCGAGCTGATCGAGGAGTTCGATCCATCCCTGCCGCAGGTGCTCGCGAATGCCGACGCGCTCGAGCAAGTCCTGATAAACCTCGTCAGCAATGCTCGCGATGCGGTCGATGGGCACGATGACGCCCAGGTGAGGGTGAAGACCCGCTTCGTCAGCGGACTGGTTTTCAATGCGATCCGGTTCGGCAAGTCGATCCGCCTGCCAATCGAGGTCACCGTGACGGACAATGGCCCCGGTATCGACCCCGCCATCCGCGGACACATTTTCGAGCCCTTCGTCACGGGCAAGAAGACGGGGCAGGGACTTGGCCTCGCGCTGGTTCGCAAGCTGGTCAAGGACATGGACGGCCGGATCCATCACGAGCGCGACGAAAAGCTCGGCCTCACGCATTTCCGCATTCACCTGCCGGTCGCGAGGTAG